In one window of Candidatus Binatia bacterium DNA:
- a CDS encoding DJ-1/PfpI family protein, with protein sequence MTAEAKSLGVLLFPEFELLDVCGPLEMFGSLPGKLRIQTIAATIDSVASTQGPALIAETDFARCAKLDWLLVPGGWGTRREAENPPLLEFLERQATACELVMSVCTGSLVLAAAGLLNGRRATTNKRVFRWVAEVQPAVHWIPQARWVEHGKFVTSSGVAAGIDMALAVIARYFGAETAEQIATATEYEWHRDPHWDPFARMHGLV encoded by the coding sequence ATGACAGCCGAGGCAAAATCTCTTGGAGTGCTCCTCTTCCCCGAATTCGAGCTCCTCGATGTCTGTGGTCCCTTGGAGATGTTCGGCTCTCTCCCAGGGAAACTGCGGATCCAAACGATCGCAGCCACGATTGACTCGGTTGCCAGCACACAAGGACCGGCGCTGATTGCGGAGACGGATTTTGCTCGGTGTGCGAAGCTTGATTGGCTTCTCGTGCCCGGCGGATGGGGTACGCGCCGAGAGGCGGAGAACCCACCCTTATTGGAATTCCTGGAGCGCCAAGCCACCGCCTGTGAGCTGGTCATGAGCGTCTGCACAGGATCCTTGGTCCTGGCTGCGGCCGGTCTTTTAAACGGGCGGCGCGCGACCACCAATAAACGCGTGTTTCGGTGGGTGGCTGAGGTGCAACCCGCCGTGCATTGGATCCCACAGGCGCGCTGGGTGGAGCACGGGAAGTTCGTCACCTCGTCAGGCGTGGCTGCCGGGATCGATATGGCGCTCGCTGTGATCGCGCGTTACTTCGGCGCAGAAACCGCGGAACAGATTGCCACCGCAACCGAGTACGAATGGCACCGCGATCCTCACTGGGACCCTTTTGCTCGGATGCACGGACTGGTCTGA
- a CDS encoding PQQ-binding-like beta-propeller repeat protein has protein sequence MSRAKNSNNSNANVEPFACPLTGFRGWRARISSYRGIPTPAVADGRVFFGGGFGSYEFYCLDQSSGALLWQLRTRDDGPTAATVCQDHVAFNTESCTVYVVDAKTGRVLWERWLGDPLLAQPAMTPYALYAVYPSRGDHALGAFALKDGVQLWETRLTHDAISAVVFAEGYVHVSTYDGKVWKIDPTSGKVLWVQDRNATSAPWVADGQVYVAEKVEDDSHHRSKTGWAPESGATSWSAGPFEPDAKASPGEHHPYGGAATGASARDATPRERTTSLRGEKGDPRWVSESKQADYLAAKRKLKGLRNYEEQDSGVGFSVPPASAKLHHVEKLVGEHLVSRVHRYQGSRPVVWNGVLFQANGDELEATEVASGRTLWKHSVPRQSRLERAITPPAVANGRVWAGTIDGRIICWDARSGQVHWEVAVGSRVHWQPSISEGRVYVGLEDGSLVSFATGSSADDGWPMWGGGPGHNG, from the coding sequence ATGAGCAGAGCGAAGAACAGCAACAACTCGAACGCGAACGTGGAACCATTCGCATGTCCCTTAACCGGGTTCCGCGGCTGGAGAGCACGCATCTCGTCCTACCGGGGGATCCCGACGCCCGCTGTGGCTGACGGGAGGGTATTCTTTGGAGGGGGCTTTGGTAGCTACGAGTTCTACTGCCTGGACCAGAGCTCCGGGGCGCTGCTCTGGCAGCTCCGGACGAGGGACGACGGACCTACCGCAGCCACCGTCTGCCAGGATCACGTTGCCTTCAACACCGAGAGCTGCACGGTTTACGTAGTCGATGCGAAGACCGGCCGGGTACTCTGGGAACGATGGCTGGGCGACCCACTACTGGCACAACCGGCAATGACCCCCTACGCGCTATACGCAGTGTATCCCTCGCGCGGTGATCACGCCCTCGGCGCCTTTGCCCTCAAGGACGGCGTGCAACTTTGGGAAACCCGCCTTACCCACGACGCCATCTCCGCCGTGGTGTTTGCCGAGGGGTACGTTCACGTTTCCACTTACGACGGAAAGGTTTGGAAAATCGACCCCACTTCGGGCAAGGTGCTGTGGGTGCAGGACCGAAACGCCACCTCAGCACCGTGGGTCGCCGATGGTCAGGTCTACGTCGCCGAAAAGGTCGAGGACGATTCGCACCATCGCAGCAAAACAGGGTGGGCTCCTGAGAGCGGTGCGACATCGTGGTCGGCAGGCCCATTTGAGCCCGACGCGAAGGCTTCACCAGGCGAGCATCACCCGTACGGCGGCGCCGCAACGGGAGCGAGTGCCCGCGACGCCACGCCTCGAGAGCGGACAACTTCGTTGCGAGGGGAAAAAGGAGACCCCAGGTGGGTCTCGGAGTCCAAGCAGGCCGACTACTTGGCAGCAAAGCGCAAGTTGAAAGGCCTAAGGAACTATGAAGAGCAGGATTCCGGTGTGGGATTCTCAGTCCCGCCAGCCAGCGCCAAGTTACATCACGTCGAAAAACTTGTCGGGGAACACCTAGTTTCTCGAGTGCATCGATACCAAGGATCGCGCCCCGTAGTTTGGAACGGCGTGCTCTTTCAAGCAAACGGTGACGAACTGGAAGCAACGGAGGTCGCCTCCGGAAGAACACTCTGGAAGCACAGTGTGCCCCGCCAGTCGCGACTGGAGCGAGCTATAACCCCACCCGCAGTCGCCAACGGACGAGTGTGGGCGGGCACGATCGACGGCCGGATCATCTGCTGGGACGCCCGTTCCGGACAAGTGCATTGGGAAGTAGCCGTGGGCTCCCGAGTCCACTGGCAACCTTCGATTTCAGAAGGCAGGGTTTACGTGGGCCTTGAGGACGGCTCTCTGGTCAGCTTCGCGACAGGTAGTTCGGCCGACGACGGATGGCCCATGTGGGGCGGCGGTCCTGGTCACAACGGCTGA
- a CDS encoding LLM class F420-dependent oxidoreductase, with the protein MGKRKLPALATALLLLAAAAGPTQANNAPRAERKILFGIQTTPQDFSYDELVTIWKDAEALGFDSAWVFDHFIPILGADVDGPCLEGWTLLSALAAHTSKIRVGVLVTGNTYRNPAILAKMATTVDHISRGRLYFGIGAGWFELEHRAYGIPFYDAKERAQRLEEALQVIKKLWTEDHPSFAGKFYTLERAPFAPKNVQKPHPPIVIGGQGKKWIVPLVGRYANGWNAPVGLTPDDIRHRKQIIRRACERAGRHDCNIEVSALLILYSISDVPLAGPVLRLGARMIAGERIQRSVLAGSPDEIASKIQGYIDAGVDHIIMNIQPKYDRKLLERFAAEVMPRFRRAAPHSSGE; encoded by the coding sequence ATGGGGAAGCGTAAACTGCCTGCGCTCGCGACAGCTTTGCTGCTTCTGGCAGCAGCCGCAGGTCCGACGCAAGCCAACAACGCACCGCGCGCCGAACGCAAGATTCTTTTTGGCATCCAAACCACCCCTCAAGACTTCTCTTACGATGAGTTGGTCACCATTTGGAAAGATGCAGAGGCTCTCGGTTTCGATAGCGCTTGGGTTTTCGATCACTTCATTCCGATCCTCGGCGCCGACGTCGACGGGCCGTGCCTGGAGGGGTGGACGCTGTTGAGTGCCCTCGCGGCGCACACATCGAAGATCCGGGTCGGCGTGTTGGTCACCGGGAACACGTACCGGAACCCAGCCATTCTCGCCAAAATGGCGACCACGGTGGATCACATCAGTCGGGGCCGTTTGTACTTTGGCATTGGCGCAGGGTGGTTCGAACTCGAACACCGCGCCTACGGCATTCCCTTTTACGATGCCAAGGAGCGGGCACAGCGCCTCGAAGAGGCACTACAAGTGATCAAAAAACTATGGACCGAGGACCATCCCTCGTTTGCGGGAAAGTTTTACACACTCGAACGCGCTCCGTTCGCACCCAAAAATGTGCAGAAACCACATCCTCCCATTGTGATCGGCGGCCAGGGCAAGAAATGGATCGTGCCTCTCGTGGGTCGTTACGCCAATGGCTGGAATGCCCCCGTGGGCTTGACGCCCGACGATATTCGCCACCGCAAGCAAATCATCCGGCGAGCATGCGAGCGCGCCGGCCGTCACGATTGCAATATCGAGGTTTCTGCCTTGCTCATTCTGTATTCGATCAGTGACGTACCCCTCGCCGGCCCGGTGCTTCGTCTTGGCGCTCGCATGATTGCCGGCGAGCGCATCCAACGCTCGGTGCTCGCCGGCTCTCCCGACGAGATCGCCAGCAAGATTCAGGGCTACATCGACGCCGGCGTCGATCACATCATCATGAACATCCAGCCCAAATACGATCGGAAACTCCTCGAGCGCTTCGCGGCAGAAGTTATGCCACGGTTTCGCCGAGCTGCTCCCCACTCGAGCGGAGAGTGA
- a CDS encoding glycosyltransferase family 2 protein, with protein MTEMGERQHLRTRRKVILALPAYNEEPNLPVLLEAVRDALEPHSVPYEVVVVDDGSTDATADIARRYAEEMPLVLVQHEKNQGLGATLRDGLKAAVARASERDVVVTMDADATHPPGLILRMLQLIEEGFDVVIASRFQPGARVLGVSAMRRLMTRIASLLLRTLFPMGVRDFTCGYRAYRATALTAAFHRYGDAFIDQAGFQCMLDVLLKLRRFDLVMGEVPMVLRYDRKGGASKMKVWRTAWASLRLILRRRLEG; from the coding sequence ATGACAGAGATGGGGGAACGGCAACACCTCCGCACGCGGCGAAAAGTGATCCTTGCACTGCCGGCGTACAATGAAGAGCCGAACCTACCGGTTCTGCTGGAAGCAGTGCGGGACGCCCTCGAACCGCACAGCGTGCCGTACGAGGTGGTGGTTGTCGACGACGGGAGTACGGACGCGACGGCGGACATTGCACGCAGGTACGCCGAGGAGATGCCGCTGGTTTTGGTTCAGCACGAAAAAAACCAAGGTTTGGGTGCGACGTTGCGCGATGGCCTTAAGGCCGCAGTGGCACGCGCCTCGGAGCGTGATGTAGTGGTGACGATGGATGCTGACGCAACTCATCCCCCAGGGCTCATCTTGCGTATGCTTCAGCTCATCGAGGAAGGATTCGATGTTGTCATTGCCTCTCGCTTCCAGCCCGGCGCAAGGGTGCTCGGCGTGTCGGCGATGCGGCGGCTGATGACACGGATAGCCTCGCTCCTGTTGCGAACCTTATTTCCCATGGGCGTGCGTGATTTTACCTGTGGCTACCGCGCCTATAGGGCCACCGCGCTTACGGCTGCGTTTCACAGGTACGGCGATGCGTTCATTGACCAAGCCGGGTTCCAGTGCATGCTCGACGTTTTGCTCAAGCTCCGGCGTTTCGATCTTGTAATGGGCGAGGTGCCCATGGTGCTCCGTTACGATCGTAAAGGCGGGGCGAGTAAGATGAAGGTGTGGCGCACCGCGTGGGCAAGTTTGCGGCTGATCCTGCGCCGGCGTCTGGAGGGTTGA